The Calditerrivibrio nitroreducens DSM 19672 genome window below encodes:
- the hisI gene encoding phosphoribosyl-AMP cyclohydrolase: MEKVDLNDIKWTKLSGLVPVVVQDVDSKDVLMQAFVNEEALRLTIKTGYAHYFSRSRNMIWKKGETSGHTQKIVKILIDCDEDCILYMVKQSGVACHTGEYSCFFREINALE; this comes from the coding sequence ATGGAAAAGGTTGATTTAAATGACATTAAATGGACTAAATTGAGCGGTTTAGTTCCTGTGGTTGTGCAGGATGTTGATAGTAAAGATGTTTTAATGCAGGCTTTTGTTAATGAGGAAGCTCTCAGGCTTACTATTAAAACTGGATATGCCCATTATTTCTCCAGAAGTAGAAATATGATATGGAAGAAAGGTGAAACATCCGGGCATACGCAAAAAATTGTTAAAATATTGATTGATTGTGATGAAGATTGTATATTATATATGGTAAAACAGTCAGGTGTTGCATGTCACACCGGCGAATATAGTTGCTTTTTTCGGGAGATTAATGCTTTAGAATAA